DNA from Balaenoptera ricei isolate mBalRic1 chromosome 6, mBalRic1.hap2, whole genome shotgun sequence:
TTGTCatcattttcatattctctttaCAGCTACACCCTTTCAAGGGCAGCCCCCTGGACCCTGCTGACATTACCTCCTCTGGTTCTGGCTTCAGGGGGGCCAGTTCCTGGGACAGCCCTCAGACAGGAGCTTGTCATATATTATACCCTTCTTCTCTAGCTCTCTAGAGAATGGGGATGGACTCTCAAGAGATGTTGTGTACACCCTTTAATCCCCAGAACACAGAATTCCCAAAAGGATCTCCTTTTCTACAGTTTAGAAATACTGAATACCAGGCTGCGGCCTAAGCCCCAAAAGAGAATGACTCCAGGTTCTACCTGGTGATGTTCCTGGTGCTGCCCCATCAGCTAACCATTGGCTCCCCCATCTACCTGGTTCCTTCTCCTAGTTCAGCTTCTCAACACAGGTCAGCAGGGAACTCACCCCCCTCCCAGTCTCTCAAGGCCCTGTGCTCCCAGCTGCTGTCTGAGACCTTGCCCAATAAGCCCCAGGCCCTCAGCCCAGCCCACCATAACTTGCCAAATGGCATttccctaggaaaaaaaaaaaaaaaagtacatgagtAAACACCCAGTGGATGCAGGCCTCAGGGTTTACAGGACCAGGGGAGGGCAGGCACAATCTCCAGGCCACACACTTGCAAAGACGCAGATGTCACTCCATCAGTAACAAACAGTGGCCATGTTTCCCTCCCAGCCAGGGCTGGCTTCCTCAGGAGGGGAGCGTGCAGCAGCTCCTGTTTGCAGATTCCTGCTGCCAAACCTGCGATGCCATGGCTCTGGAGATTCAGCAGGTGGTGGTGGGTGAGAACACCCTGATCTCCCCCACTTCAAGGAGGCCGTCGCAGGGCTCCTCTTACCTAGAGATTTTGTCCACGTCTAAAGTGTCTTCTGAGCAGAGTCTGGAGCATCGTTCCCCACACTCCAAAGACCTTTCATTTCCATCTGCAACCCTCACAGTGTCAGCGAAATCCTTAACCCAGTCATCTGCCCAGTCAACTGGTGCAGCTAGCATCTGTGATTACTGGGCTGAACACCTCAAGCTTAGGCAGGGATTTCAAGTACCAGAGGTGCCCAGAGGCCCAGAGACTATATTTTCTTCAAGGTTTGAGGAACCTAAGGTTTCAGTGAACCTGCAGGACATGATGCAGAGCAACCCCAACCTAGTCTATGGGAACCAAGGCCAGCAGCCCTTGAATTCTCAGGTCTCTCTGCTGACCCTGAACCGAGAAATCACAACCCTGACACATGCTACGGCCTTACGTATGGTCACTGTCCTCCCTGCCCACCTGTTGTTCCTCAGCACTGAAGTCCAGAGCCTTCTTGAGGTACATGTAAAAGGACTGATGCACTTCCAGAGGTGGGGACTCCCCAGATGTGTGGAAGAGTCCCTGAGGCAGCTTATACCAGATCCGCCATTATTTTACCACCCTGTACGTAACCAACCAGTTTCTTTCATCCAGAATGATACTTCTCAGTTCTCTATTGAGAAATTTGGGACCGTTTCATACCAGAACTGGGGTTCATGTATGGCCGGCCAGCCCAGCCAGGCCTTCTGGGTTTCTAAATGGTCCATTATGGACCCAGAACAAAGACACTACTACCAACATCTCCCAGACAATATGGCTCTAGCCTTGTTCTCTCCACCCCTTAAAGAATTAAGTGGCCTTTATCTAATGCCTGGGCAACAGGCTAACGACTCACTGCACATAGTGGGCCATGTGCAGCCGAAATATAGCCAGCTATTCTGTGGCCTCCCTTCTCTGCACAGTGAGTCCCGGGTTGACACTTTCTTGGGTTCTCAAGGCCTCTCTGTGAACGGGAGCATGTCCAAGCCCCCCTTGAAGGATCCTTTTCTCTTCAAGgagctctccttcctccctctgatGCCTAAAACTGCACCCCAGTCAGCTccaccctcttctccctcttccccaaatTGGATTGCTCCACCTGAGCACCAACAAGCTCAGATCAATATCCCGTTTCTGACCCTGGATGAGTGTGAAGCCTTGGAGTGGCACCTGCTGCAGAGGCAGCTCCAGCTTCAGTGGGGCTTGCCAGATGTTTTCCAGAGAAATCAGCACACCCAGAGCCCCGTGCAGTATAAGCCCTGTGACAAAGCCCAGTCTGCTGAGACTGTGAAAACTTCCTGGCCAGGGCAGCCCATCTCAGTCCTCACAAGGTAACTACTCTTCTTCCCAGAGCATGCCAGGAGGCTGCTGGAATTCCACCTCCAGAGACAGTTGATTCACCATCGCTGGGGCCTGCCCCAGAAGATCCAGCAGTCCATCCATTTGCTCCTGTCCCCTGCTGACGAGCAGACTCTCTCCTGGAGCAGCACAGCCCTAGACAATGTGAACGTCCCCCAACCTACAGCTCTAGAGGGCACTGGCGCTGGCAACCCACTCCCAGCCGTCAAGGACCCAGTGTCAGTCCCTATGCCGCACTTGTTTGACCAGGCCAAGGCAATACTGCAGAGCCACATCGACTCCAAGTGTGGGCAGATTCACCAGGGCAAGGTTCCTGTCTACGTATGTGGCTCCTGGGAGTGCAGAATTCCTGGGGGCCTGGAAGTGGCTCCCTTTACCTGCACCCCAGAAAGCAAGCCCCTAGAACTACAGGCAGCAAATGATCCagacaaacaacagaaaattacacCCTGGATGCCAACGGCCCTTGACCAGCAGCAGCAAGCCTCATCAGATGCTATCACTGAACATCCTAAGCTGCCCCAAGCCCTGTCCGAGGGAGCCATTGAAAAACTGGAGACAACTTTACGGCACAAGTATCTGGCCTTCTTGTCAGGGATGCCTGCTCTTTATTACGTGGCTCTCTCCAGGGCCATGGCCCCAGCAATAACTTCCCAAGCTATGAAAACAGAGATGGTGCCTGGCCTGTCAAATTTCCAGTAGAACCTCTGACTCAGATGACCTTACCTGAAGAGCAGGGTCTAAGTCCTGGGCCAGGCTTTCAAGATGCCAACGAGACTTGTGCAGACATTGCAGGTGAATTCCAGGCTGAAGTGCAGATGGAAGGAATAATCAAGATGGTGCCTCTAGAAAACCAGACAGAGCCTGCGAAGCCCTACTCACTCGGGAAACCCATCTTGGCCAAACTAAATTTCCATCTGAGAAAGAAGATCCTAGAGATACAACTGGGAATTCCCCTAAAGGCAAAGGAGTCCAGGGAACAAACTGTAGCAATGCCAGAGAACATATGGACACAGGAGTCTCTTGGGAGTCTAAACAACCACGGAAAAACACTGCTCCAGGAACTCCCCATCCCACCAGATATGCCACGTGCCCTGGATCCAGAATGGCTCCACCTCAAACAACAGCTGGCCACTGAGTTAAAGGCAGTGCATCAGAAACAGAAGCAACCCAGTTCCAGGGCAGTACCCCATGATTCTGTCCACTGGGCCTCCAAGATCTCACAACCCAGTGGGGACATGACAGAGACCCAGGTGCTTTGTGTTCAGCTGGAGGCCAGTGTGAACAACCCCAGCCTAGAGGAGCCCCAAAGCCCTGACAAGAGCAAGGACTCAGCCCAAGACCCCACACTggcagaaaagagagaggagccAGGCAAACCCAAAATGGCAGGGGACCATGGAGAAGGGGATGCCGGGTTTGCAGTCTCCTCCACAAGAGAAAAGAGCCACTCTGCTGAAGCCCAGAGGCCAGAAGGGATGCTTCTGAACAGGACACCCTGCAGCCCCTGGCGACGGAGACGTCGCTGTCACCCTCATGCTCCCTGTCAGCACAGTCCCCAGCATCGCTCTCGGCTTAAACTCCCAGAGCTACCTCCTGGAGTCCCTGGGGGGAAAGACTCTGAGAAGAATGACCTGCAAGACAGCCAAGCCAAGCTCAATGTCATCCTCAAACCAGCAAGGGTTCCTGAGAATGTCCAGCCTGTGGTGCCCCAGGCGTCATAGGGCCAGCCTTTCCTGGGCCAACTCATTCCAGGTAAGCCATTGCAGGGCCAAACTTTACAAGGTCAGGTTTTGTAGGGGCAGATGATGCCCGGCTATACTCACAAGAGGCCCAGCCTTCCAGAATCTGGCTTGAGAAATAAGATGAAATCTTTTCTACACTGTATTAACCCCAAAACAAAAGGCAAAGGGCATGAGGAATCCATGTCCTCCACATGTGAGAAAGTGGCTAACACAAGAAAAGAACATGTAGCAAAGAGCCTGGCTCCAGCCAAAAGTCCCAAGGGGCGAACTAAGACAGAGAAGACAAGAGGGGACCCAAAGGCCCAATTTCTGCCTACTGAGAAGCAGGTGGGCCTGGCCTTCTTGGATGGGCCCCATTCCCCAGACAGTAAGCTCTGGCACCGCTCCCActcccagcaactccactctgCCTCAGTCCTGGGCATCCCCCGCCGCTGCCCTCAGCACAGTCCTCGAGTGGCTTGTGCCATCCAACCAGGGAACCCACCTTCACTCTCACCTCTCACCTCGGAGGGAAACACTGGTCTGCTCAAGAAGACCCAGCGCATTCAAAAGACTCTGTAGTCTCCTCAACGTCTGCATCCCTTGAAGAGGACTGCTACTGTCATTTTCATTAATGTACAGGTGGGCAGAGTGCCACCCACAATATATTCTATATCTCTAAGCAGAGAGGTGTCTGTCTGCTCCTTCTCTCTACTGTGGTGTGTTCAGGGAAGGCATAAGGGAGGTAAATGTCCTTCTTATCTAGGGAAGGAGTTTTAACTCACACTTAAGCTGGGTAGCACTCCACACAACAACCCCCCCCTCATTGGACTGTGGAAAGGAACTGGAGCAGAGAAGGAAGGCCCCTGTCTAAGGTACACTGAAGGTAAAGGTCAGGCTTCACTTCTATTGTGGCGTCCTTGGGCCCAGAGGAGCAATGTGGACATGAGGATAGTACTGTCAAGAAGGAGTGGCCAGGAATCCCACAGGCAAAATTCACTGATGACTTCTATATATGTCCACAGTCTGGAGGGGAGTGCCAGTTTTCCAACCTTGAGGAGGTGCTCTGTGTATACCAACAGCATATAGCTAATATGACTAACGTCAAAAGCAAATGGTAGAATCTCCCCTTTCTGCTCCCTGTTGGTTATTGGTTAGATCTTTCTGGAGAACTCACCTAGGAGGCTGCTGTAGCTCTCTTGCCTATATCCCACTTCCACTGCCTAACAGCTGCATGGAATGAATGACACCTGGAATGAAGATCACAGTAGGACATGGAGAGGGgcttgtcccccacccccaagggTAGGCAGGGACAGAAGCAGAGAGGTAGACCATGTAGATGGGGGTCTGAGTCTCTGAGATAGAAGTTGACatgttcctgggacttccctggtggtccagtgggtaagactctgcgcttccaatgcagggggcccaggttccatccctggtcggggaagtagatcccgcatgctgcaagtaagagtctgcatgccgcaactaagaagtccgcatgccacaactaagaaaccCGCATGCTGccacaaagatcccgtgtgccgcgactaagatccagcacagccaaaataaataaataaatatttttttaaaaagaagctgaCATGTTCCTGAAGAAGGCATGATAAGAGAAAAGGCTGGTTTGCTATGTACTCAAAAGAAGTTTAGCCAGGAAGCCAACCCGATACCCAAGTGCTTTTAGAGGATGGAGAGGAACAAACTGAGTTTTAGTCTGTTGTCCATCGTGTGATGAAAAGCAGTGAGTTGAGCCTTATTGTCCAAAGGCAATgcaaattaattcaaaatttctGAACACTCACCCTCCACCCAACAAATCTGTTCCCAATGTCAGGGATTGTTGTAACTATAAATCCATGTTTTTGCTCAGCCCAAACATGAAGTCAGTCACTGTGTTCTAATCTCGATATATCTCAATTTTGCCCCCTTTTTCCTGTGTTTACTGCCTCTGCTTGTTCGGTTTCTCATCCATAGGTATCTCATTCTTGCCTGAGTAATACAATAGTGTGTTATATCCCCAGGGCTTAGGATAGCAGCTGGTGCAATAATAATACCTTAATAGAACTTGAATCCAAAGTCGGGGCTGGGGAGGCAGACAAATCATTACATTCGTATGATGAGTGCTATGGAATAGGGAATACTGCCACAGGATTACTGGGATACTCAGCTGATGAGGACCCCAGAAGGGTCACAATAAAAAGAACCTtgattatgctgtacaccttaaacttatacagtgccgaatgtcaattatatctcaaaactggaagaaaggggaattccctggcggtccagtggttagaactccgcaCTTGCACTGcaaagggcccaggttcaatccttggtcagggaactaagatcccacaagccgctcggcgtggccaaaaaaaactggaagaaaaaaacttaaaaaaaaaaaaaaaccttgagaaGTGTCTtatattcaattaaaatatttgcttACTTACTATATGCAAGGTACTACAGTAAACACAACAAAGACACAGGACTTACACACCATAGAGCTCATGATTTGATGTGATAGACAGTCTCACCTGCCCAAATCGTCTAATCAACATAAATACTTGAATGTCCAAAATTCACCTCCATAGAACAGTGAACTCCTGATTCCCTGCTTCCAACCATCATCTAATTACACATACATGCTCCAGTCACAGTATTCACAACATCAGTTAACAGCAACTCCATCTTTCCAGTTGTTCTGAACAAAAACATTGGTGTCAtccttcacatttttttcctaacCATCCACATCCAATCCATCCTGTTGTCTCTCCCTTATGAAATGAATTCAGAACACGACCACTTCTCACTCTCTCTGCTGCTATGATTACTGCAGTAGTATCATGACTAATCTCCCAGCTTCTGCCTGAGACCATACTTCCAACAGTCTTTTCTCAACAAGGAAGCTTGATGGTCCTCAGGGAAGGTCCTGGCTGTAGATGattagatagaaagatagattacataatgatgatgatgatgatgatgatgaagaagaaatggaggaaggggtgagggaggggagggggaaaatgagggggaggggagggggaggagaagaattAGGAGAATAAgaataagatagatagatagatagatagatagatagatagataaatggagATGTAAAACCATGAGACTGGATAAGATCACCAAGGCAATGACTGCAAATGAAGAACAGATCTAGGACCAGGCTTTGGGACACCCCAACATTAAGAAATTGGAGAAAAAAGTGGGAGCCAATAAGCAGAGACTGAGAAGTAGTAGCCagtgaggtaggaggaaaaccaggagagtgtggCATACTGGAAGCCAAGAGAGGAAGGTGTTTCAAGAAGAAAGTGATCAACTGCGTGAGAAGTTGCCAATCCGCCAAGTAAGATGAGGACTCAGAGTTGATCATTAGATTTAACAACACAGAGATCATTCATAGCCTTGAGAAGAATAGACTAAGGTCAGAGATGGAGGTAAAGGCATAACTGGAGTGGATCCAAGACAGAGAGGAAGAGCAACTGGTGATAGCAAGTGTAATCAACTGCTTTAGGGAGTTTTGTTCACAGAGGTGCAGAAAAATGAGGAGATAGCATCAAGAGGGCTTTTTAAAGGTAGGAGATATAGCATGTTGGATGTTGATGGAAAAGATCCAGTCAAGAGGAATAAACGGATGATgcaggagagaaagggggaaCTGCTAGAGCAATGTCATGGTGCAGAAGTAACAGAATAGGAGTGAGTCCCCAGGTTCAGGGGTTGGCCTTGGCTAAAATCGCAGACTCTTTGCTGGTGCTAAGTACAGAGAAGGTGACAGTAATGAGGAGGGACTTTGTGTATCGTGAAAAAAAAGGTTTCCTTACAATTAAGAGAACAGGGCAAATACCTAAAGGGGTGAATGAGGAACTGGGAAGGATCGtggcaggggggaggggctgaTACAGAGAGCTGAAGCCAGAGATGAAGAGGAATGCTGGAAGTTACCATGGCAAGAGGTTTTTTTAGGGCCTAAGAAGTCAGTAGCAGCATGTGAGCccaggtgggaaaaaaaaaatagttgaagtTGGTGATCACTTGTGTGAAGAAGGTGTTCTTGGAATATAGGGGGAGAGATGTCAGAAAAAGCTCTAGATGCACAGAGCATGAAGAGG
Protein-coding regions in this window:
- the SPATA31F1 gene encoding LOW QUALITY PROTEIN: protein SPATA31F1 (The sequence of the model RefSeq protein was modified relative to this genomic sequence to represent the inferred CDS: inserted 1 base in 1 codon; substituted 2 bases at 2 genomic stop codons); the protein is MLSLTSVLWDLGYPLYTYDSIFRIILIIWQMKKSYHGLTLEPKRSCCRRHRKVRQRAGDAASRARRLSREEAEKPWELLSVMRSQGWLPQEGSVQQLLFADSCCQTCDAMALEIQQVVVEHARRLLEFHLQRQLIHHRWGLPQKIQQSIHLLLSPADEQTLSWSSTALDNVNVPQPTALEGTGAGNPLPAVKDPVSVPMPHLFDQAKAILQSHIDSKCGQIHQGKVPVYVCGSWECRIPGGLEVAPFTCTPESKPLELQAANDPDKQQKITPWMPTALDQQQQASSDAITEHPKLPQALSEGAIEKLETTLRHKYLAFLSGMPALYYVALSRAMAPAITSQAMKTEMVPXPVKFPVEPLTQMTLPEEQGLSPGPGFQDANETCADIAGEFQAEVQMEGIIKMVPLENQTEPAKPYSLGKPILAKLNFHLRKKILEIQLGIPLKAKESREQTVAMPENIWTQESLGSLNNHGKTLLQELPIPPDMPRALDPEWLHLKQQLATELKAVHQKQKQPSSRAVPHDSVHWASKISQPSGDMTETQVLCVQLEASVNNPSLEEPQSPDKSKDSAQDPTLAEKREEPGKPKMAGDHGEGDAGFAVSSTREKSHSAEAQRPEGMLLNRTPCSPWRRRRRCHPHAPCQHSPQHRSRLKLPELPPGVPGGKDSEKNDLQDSQAKLNVILKPARVPENVQPVVPQASXGQPFLGQLIPGKPLQGQTLQGQVLXGQMMPGYTHKRPSLPESGLRNKMKSFLHCINPKTKGKGHEESMSSTCEKVANTRKEHVAKSLAPAKSPKGRTKTEKTRGDPKAQFLPTEKQVGLAFLDGPHSPDSKLWHRSHSQQLHSASVLGIPRRCPQHSPRVACAIQPGNPPSLSPLTSEGNTGLLKKTQRIQKTL